The following proteins come from a genomic window of bacterium:
- a CDS encoding fused MFS/spermidine synthase has product MIGFISTGSQILFLREAMVLFGGNELSAGVVLSSWLLWVSGGSFFASVLNRKSRNASPYFLHAVIVVYLLLIVATFFLIRIAGAFLGMKPGEIFGISSVWLISFVMLAPLCFSNGMIFSFFCSAAGNIVRSSQKAVNKVYFAEAAGALSGGLAVSVFFIRFLNVFESSAVFFLLAGFIFSLNCVSNRKQWLAPLVMLLFSFLIFFNAGRIDRMSKGIQWRGFNLISDTNSIYGNIVVTEENGQLSLFENGALVASVPDRMSAEYSAHIPLLEHRRPLSVLMVGGGLGGGIEEALKHKSVAKIDYLEIDPALIKVAATYLGEDMGEAGGERVNIIISDPRRYIRTSSDLYDVIIINVSDPANSKVNRLFTEEFFSFAGKRLNKGGIFSFNIAVSENYINPEAQSLIACLYKTAEEVFADVKMIPGRKLFFLSSNSRGALTQDTSVIEKRVKERNLDLKYVRKYYLFDSLSAGRIRYFNESVREKGSIRLNTDFSPVCYYYAEMYWSTLFSDSFRNILSNAGKIRVSWFLSIPLMIIILRFFIRGRSGFPLCFAVFTSGFAEIIFQIVIIIAFQVLYGYLYYRIGLLVTSFMGGLALGAFAARFISDNRKARKYFFAAQAVMCVYPLMLPLIFMRADCPGGNITAVLFEFIIFPLLPAVAGFAGGVQFPLANRLYLDFKKSVGQVSGETYGFDVLGSFFGALAASAILVPVLGMVQVCVIAGLLSLSALIGISIYEF; this is encoded by the coding sequence GTGATTGGATTCATTTCCACCGGTTCTCAGATATTGTTTCTGAGAGAGGCCATGGTCCTTTTCGGCGGAAACGAATTGTCAGCCGGCGTCGTTCTTTCTTCCTGGCTCCTGTGGGTTTCCGGCGGGAGTTTCTTCGCTTCGGTGCTTAACCGGAAATCAAGGAATGCCTCTCCTTATTTTCTCCATGCGGTGATTGTTGTTTATTTGCTGTTGATTGTCGCGACTTTTTTCCTGATAAGGATCGCCGGAGCGTTTCTCGGCATGAAGCCGGGCGAAATTTTCGGGATATCTTCGGTCTGGCTTATTTCGTTTGTTATGCTTGCCCCGCTCTGTTTTTCTAACGGTATGATTTTTTCATTTTTCTGCAGCGCCGCCGGGAATATTGTCCGGTCATCTCAAAAAGCGGTTAATAAGGTTTATTTCGCCGAAGCGGCAGGCGCCTTATCAGGGGGGTTGGCGGTAAGCGTCTTCTTTATCAGGTTTTTGAATGTATTTGAATCGTCCGCGGTCTTTTTTTTACTGGCCGGATTTATTTTTTCCCTTAACTGCGTATCAAACAGAAAACAATGGTTGGCGCCTCTGGTAATGCTGCTTTTTTCATTTCTTATTTTTTTTAACGCGGGCCGTATTGACAGGATGTCGAAGGGTATACAGTGGAGGGGGTTTAATTTGATAAGCGACACCAACTCAATTTACGGCAATATTGTTGTAACGGAAGAAAACGGGCAGTTATCTCTTTTTGAAAACGGGGCCCTGGTCGCAAGCGTTCCGGACAGGATGTCCGCTGAATATTCAGCGCATATTCCTCTTCTCGAACACCGGCGCCCCCTGAGCGTATTGATGGTGGGAGGCGGATTAGGAGGGGGAATAGAAGAAGCGTTAAAGCATAAAAGTGTAGCAAAAATAGATTATCTTGAAATTGACCCCGCCCTTATCAAAGTCGCCGCAACATATCTGGGCGAAGATATGGGTGAAGCGGGCGGCGAAAGAGTGAATATAATAATTAGCGACCCCAGGAGATATATACGGACAAGCTCCGATTTGTATGACGTGATTATTATTAATGTTTCCGATCCCGCCAATTCAAAGGTAAACCGGCTTTTTACGGAGGAATTTTTTTCATTCGCCGGCAAAAGGTTGAATAAAGGGGGAATCTTTTCCTTTAATATCGCGGTGAGCGAAAATTATATCAACCCCGAGGCTCAATCGCTTATCGCGTGTTTATATAAAACGGCTGAGGAGGTATTTGCCGACGTAAAAATGATACCGGGAAGAAAACTGTTTTTCCTGTCTTCAAACAGCCGCGGCGCCCTTACGCAGGATACTTCAGTCATTGAGAAAAGAGTAAAAGAAAGAAACCTGGATTTAAAATATGTGAGAAAATATTACCTCTTTGATTCTTTGAGCGCCGGAAGGATAAGGTATTTCAACGAAAGTGTCAGGGAGAAGGGATCGATAAGGCTGAATACGGATTTTTCTCCTGTATGTTATTATTATGCTGAAATGTACTGGAGCACATTATTTTCTGATTCTTTCCGGAACATCCTCTCAAATGCCGGAAAAATAAGGGTATCATGGTTTCTTTCCATTCCGCTTATGATAATCATATTGAGGTTTTTTATCAGAGGAAGGTCGGGCTTTCCGCTGTGTTTTGCTGTTTTTACCTCGGGTTTTGCGGAAATAATATTTCAGATAGTGATAATTATAGCGTTTCAGGTTCTTTACGGTTATTTATATTACAGGATAGGTTTGCTTGTAACTTCTTTTATGGGGGGGCTGGCGCTCGGGGCATTCGCCGCAAGATTCATTTCAGATAACAGAAAAGCCAGGAAATATTTTTTTGCCGCGCAGGCGGTGATGTGCGTCTATCCTCTTATGCTCCCGCTGATTTTTATGCGGGCGGATTGTCCGGGAGGGAATATAACGGCTGTGTTATTTGAATTTATTATCTTCCCGCTGCTGCCCGCGGTCGCCGGTTTTGCGGGAGGAGTGCAATTTCCCCTGGCAAACAGGCTGTATCTGGATTTTAAAAAGTCGGTCGGGCAGGTTTCGGGGGAAACATATGGTTTTGATGTGCTGGGTTCTTTTTTCGGCGCGCTTGCGGCGAGCGCTATCCTTGTCCCTGTGCTGGGGATGGTCCAGGTCTGTGTAATCGCCGGATTGCTCAGCCTGTCGGCTCTTATAGGTATTTCCATATATGAGTTTTGA
- a CDS encoding tetratricopeptide repeat protein: MRLTGVFSLMTLLCGFCFSGDNIISRGNDFYDKGDYEEAIIKYEEAVKDKCPGNPDIYFNLGNAYFRADNLGRAILNYKRALNINPRDPEAKANLEYVARFKKDKVIPAKKSFFAGMFSGPAEYFSLKELVYLSAALFLSFMVLLSVSFFVFSKRIIYYFAAVCFACWLLLSGSLLYRKCSLGQEQAIVMVKESVIRYGPGEDETVKMRVHEGTEVFVVEKRGKWFYGKLIDGEGGWIYAGDVEII; encoded by the coding sequence ATGAGATTAACAGGCGTATTTAGTTTAATGACCTTGTTATGCGGTTTTTGTTTTTCCGGGGATAATATCATAAGCCGGGGAAATGATTTTTATGATAAAGGGGATTATGAGGAAGCAATTATCAAATATGAGGAGGCGGTAAAAGACAAATGTCCCGGAAATCCCGACATTTATTTTAATCTTGGCAATGCCTATTTCCGGGCGGACAATTTAGGCAGAGCGATCCTTAACTATAAGAGAGCTTTAAACATTAACCCGAGAGACCCGGAAGCAAAGGCAAACCTGGAATATGTCGCCAGGTTTAAAAAAGATAAAGTGATTCCGGCTAAAAAATCTTTTTTTGCGGGGATGTTTTCGGGCCCGGCGGAGTATTTTTCATTGAAAGAATTGGTTTATCTTTCCGCGGCTTTGTTTTTATCGTTTATGGTTCTGTTGTCAGTTTCGTTTTTTGTTTTTTCAAAGAGGATAATATACTATTTTGCGGCAGTCTGTTTTGCGTGCTGGCTGCTGTTGTCCGGCTCTCTGTTGTACAGGAAATGTTCTCTTGGGCAGGAACAGGCAATCGTGATGGTGAAAGAATCCGTTATCAGATACGGGCCCGGCGAAGATGAGACCGTTAAGATGAGAGTTCACGAAGGAACGGAAGTTTTTGTTGTTGAAAAAAGAGGAAAGTGGTTTTACGGAAAACTTATAGACGGTGAAGGCGGATGGATTTACGCGGGGGATGTGGAAATTATATGA
- a CDS encoding BatD family protein: MKRLFLVILLLFVSGSVFGLQMTSKVNSDEVVLGEPVYFTVILEGNIETDPVLPDFSGFYLRGRSIATKLSMGTGKKNIFVKEYMYTLVPEREGELVIGAATAKIDGREIQTDPIKITVKKGPASPPANIIQGKPSGEKAAKAPETDEHVFVHEYPSKEVAFAGEQIVLVTKFYYDGKLAIDNLRTVPQASPGFVSEVFADRIQYDEKVGDTLYRVFEIRTAYFPMNTGMQFIQGPKFEFNVYYRRKWIGYETEKVVLGGKKNKIDIKPLPKKGKPDDFTGQIGEYTVQASLSKNTAAAGEPLTFKFSVAGNGNIAGIKAPVSELEGFNIAGIETEISNLSASDTLERQKVFSYIVIPQKPGEFVIPGVKLNYFEPVENEYKTIATQPLKLKVEEGRDTGPVQLVTISGGQGALSGDKVVKEKSDLPVYRKNVKDEESPVCAGPNKAVIFLIYFTGIVLFAAAFLLNIHREKLKNNEFYARKMFSGKKVKALFRQANEFALKNREKEFSTSLKNAIREFIGGKIHIPAPSVDADIINLKFRDRIGQNTVEEVKKIFDRCDEITFTSYKPDREEMQDIIKKAKVIINEINRRI, encoded by the coding sequence ATGAAGAGACTCTTTTTAGTTATATTACTGTTGTTTGTTTCGGGGAGTGTTTTCGGGCTTCAGATGACCTCAAAGGTGAATTCAGATGAGGTGGTTTTGGGAGAGCCCGTTTATTTTACGGTGATTTTAGAGGGCAATATAGAAACGGATCCCGTACTGCCGGATTTCAGCGGATTTTATTTAAGGGGCAGGAGCATTGCGACAAAACTTTCGATGGGGACCGGGAAGAAGAACATTTTTGTTAAGGAATATATGTATACGCTTGTTCCCGAGAGAGAAGGGGAACTGGTAATCGGGGCCGCGACTGCGAAGATTGATGGCAGGGAAATACAAACCGACCCGATTAAAATAACAGTTAAAAAAGGCCCGGCTTCACCGCCGGCCAATATAATACAGGGAAAGCCTTCCGGTGAAAAAGCAGCTAAAGCCCCCGAAACCGATGAACATGTATTTGTGCATGAATATCCGAGTAAAGAAGTCGCTTTTGCGGGAGAACAGATTGTATTGGTCACTAAATTTTATTATGACGGGAAACTTGCAATTGATAACTTGAGGACTGTTCCTCAGGCAAGCCCCGGTTTTGTTTCGGAAGTTTTTGCCGACAGGATTCAATACGATGAAAAAGTCGGGGATACGCTCTACAGGGTTTTTGAAATAAGAACGGCATATTTCCCGATGAATACAGGGATGCAGTTTATACAGGGCCCTAAATTCGAATTTAATGTTTATTACAGAAGAAAATGGATAGGTTATGAGACTGAAAAGGTAGTTTTGGGCGGGAAGAAAAATAAAATAGATATTAAACCGCTCCCGAAAAAGGGAAAACCCGATGATTTTACGGGGCAGATCGGAGAATATACCGTGCAGGCTTCGTTAAGCAAAAATACCGCGGCTGCCGGTGAACCGCTTACATTTAAATTTTCAGTTGCCGGGAACGGAAATATCGCCGGCATAAAAGCTCCTGTTTCGGAACTGGAAGGATTTAATATTGCTGGAATTGAGACCGAAATAAGTAATCTCAGCGCAAGCGACACACTTGAAAGACAAAAGGTATTCAGTTATATAGTTATTCCCCAGAAGCCCGGCGAGTTCGTGATTCCCGGGGTGAAGTTGAATTATTTTGAGCCGGTTGAAAATGAGTATAAGACCATTGCTACCCAACCGTTAAAATTAAAGGTTGAGGAGGGAAGGGACACGGGGCCTGTCCAGCTTGTTACCATAAGCGGCGGGCAGGGAGCCTTATCAGGCGATAAAGTTGTTAAAGAAAAATCGGATCTGCCTGTTTACCGCAAGAACGTAAAAGATGAAGAAAGTCCGGTATGCGCCGGCCCGAATAAGGCGGTAATATTTTTAATCTATTTTACGGGAATAGTTCTTTTTGCCGCCGCGTTCCTTCTTAACATTCACAGGGAAAAACTTAAAAACAATGAATTCTACGCGAGAAAAATGTTTTCCGGCAAAAAGGTGAAAGCCCTTTTCAGGCAGGCGAATGAGTTTGCGTTAAAAAACAGGGAAAAGGAATTTTCGACTTCTTTAAAAAATGCGATAAGAGAGTTTATCGGCGGGAAAATCCATATTCCGGCGCCTTCGGTTGATGCGGATATCATAAACCTGAAATTCAGGGACAGGATCGGACAAAATACGGTTGAAGAAGTAAAGAAGATATTCGACAGGTGTGATGAGATTACATTTACTTCATATAAACCCGATCGCGAAGAAATGCAGGATATAATCAAAAAAGCAAAGGTGATTATAAATGAGATTAACAGGCGTATTTAG
- a CDS encoding tetratricopeptide repeat protein, translating into MSIRKFLILFILSLVLMLALIIFAMSTHRISPLESIALGRAEKYFNKGRFDEAYGIYGNVKAGNPDIPEIDYNFADSAYKVGKYDEAEDNYLKTIEPWEERDDLLFNVLFNMGNVKYRQGKLKEALDFYKKAVNIDNENESAKYNYEYTKNKIKELEESQEQRRQEQDKEKDSPSETAGMGRAENVSESKEDSEGEDTEESKKPGKGKEESEEEEDQSKDKGKGDGDQGEGDGGKGDGNNNKGIGQSGKLDDLNKKDSGKKAPDQGGPGEDEERKAPGGPGDKEAPAPESEFPNSEFPREERPGDEEAGREETAPEGGKETPAEVPVSVPDEVLPGEESPEEGTEGVIMEVIPEGKEPVDEKEAVILGISEDEEKEARKGYFRERTIIPVEDLEKDW; encoded by the coding sequence TTGAGTATTAGAAAATTTTTAATCCTGTTTATTTTGTCGCTTGTGCTTATGCTTGCCCTGATTATTTTTGCGATGAGCACGCACAGGATATCTCCCCTGGAGTCAATTGCTCTCGGCAGAGCGGAAAAATATTTTAATAAGGGCAGGTTCGATGAAGCTTATGGTATATACGGAAACGTAAAAGCGGGGAATCCGGATATACCGGAAATAGATTATAATTTTGCCGATTCGGCTTATAAAGTCGGCAAATATGACGAAGCGGAAGATAATTACTTAAAGACAATCGAACCGTGGGAAGAAAGAGATGATTTGTTGTTTAACGTTTTGTTCAATATGGGGAATGTCAAATACAGGCAGGGGAAATTGAAGGAAGCGCTTGATTTTTATAAAAAGGCCGTTAATATTGACAATGAAAATGAATCCGCCAAATATAATTATGAATACACGAAAAACAAGATAAAAGAATTAGAGGAAAGCCAGGAACAGAGGCGGCAGGAACAGGATAAAGAAAAAGATTCCCCGTCTGAAACCGCGGGCATGGGCCGGGCGGAAAATGTTTCGGAGAGCAAAGAAGATTCGGAAGGTGAAGATACCGAAGAATCGAAAAAACCCGGGAAGGGCAAAGAAGAATCTGAGGAAGAAGAAGACCAGTCAAAGGATAAAGGCAAAGGAGATGGAGACCAGGGTGAAGGCGACGGAGGGAAAGGCGACGGAAATAATAATAAAGGAATCGGGCAAAGCGGCAAACTGGACGATTTGAATAAAAAAGACAGCGGGAAAAAAGCTCCCGATCAGGGCGGTCCCGGTGAAGATGAAGAAAGAAAAGCGCCGGGCGGGCCCGGAGATAAAGAGGCGCCTGCGCCGGAAAGTGAATTTCCCAACAGTGAGTTCCCCCGGGAGGAGCGTCCCGGAGATGAAGAAGCGGGCAGGGAAGAGACCGCTCCCGAAGGCGGAAAGGAAACACCCGCGGAAGTTCCTGTGAGTGTGCCCGATGAAGTCTTGCCCGGGGAAGAATCTCCTGAAGAGGGAACAGAAGGGGTGATTATGGAAGTTATCCCCGAAGGGAAAGAACCTGTTGATGAGAAGGAGGCTGTTATACTGGGGATATCGGAGGATGAAGAGAAAGAGGCAAGAAAAGGATATTTCAGGGAGAGAACAATTATACCTGTTGAAGATTTGGAAAAGGACTGGTAA
- a CDS encoding VWA domain-containing protein, with translation MKFAEYEYLWFMIPVGLMIILLIRFYTGKRNRVKVLGDDRLIKKLSSTASPFLGKIRILILSLAMVLMVFAMAGPQWGYKIEETKTRGVDIMVLLDVSRSMLAEDIKPNRLDWAKTEIRRLISLLKGDRVGLVIFSGSSILQCPLTADYAVFDLFLQDVNTDMVSHGGTDLGKAINTATRSFEGSESKYHVIFLITDGEDHGKHTEAAVKALKNSGISLYMMGVGTLGGGLIPVIKDDGTKGFLKDREGNFVNTKLEKDTFAKIAAITGSGAYVKAVPGDEDLKEIYRNGIAKLEEREIKSSTAKKYENRYQIVLFAALILFILESLIEERKKEVEY, from the coding sequence CCGTTGGCCTGATGATAATTCTATTGATCAGGTTTTATACAGGGAAGCGCAACCGGGTTAAAGTTCTCGGAGATGACAGGCTGATTAAGAAGCTTTCTTCAACGGCCAGCCCGTTTCTGGGCAAGATCAGGATACTGATACTGTCGCTTGCGATGGTATTAATGGTATTTGCGATGGCCGGCCCCCAGTGGGGATATAAGATTGAGGAAACAAAAACAAGAGGGGTTGATATAATGGTGCTTCTCGATGTGTCGAGAAGTATGCTGGCGGAAGATATAAAACCCAACAGACTTGATTGGGCAAAAACCGAAATCCGCAGGCTTATCAGCCTGCTGAAAGGCGACAGGGTGGGGCTGGTGATTTTTTCCGGTTCAAGTATATTGCAATGCCCTTTGACGGCGGATTATGCCGTATTTGACCTTTTCCTTCAGGATGTTAATACCGATATGGTATCACATGGCGGCACCGACCTCGGAAAGGCCATAAACACCGCGACAAGATCATTTGAGGGGTCTGAATCGAAATATCATGTGATTTTTCTTATAACCGACGGGGAAGACCATGGCAAACATACGGAAGCCGCGGTGAAAGCTTTGAAAAATTCCGGTATAAGCCTCTATATGATGGGTGTAGGGACATTGGGAGGCGGGTTAATACCCGTAATAAAAGATGACGGGACAAAAGGTTTCTTAAAAGACAGAGAGGGTAATTTTGTAAACACAAAGCTTGAGAAAGATACCTTTGCCAAAATCGCGGCAATTACGGGCTCGGGGGCATATGTCAAGGCTGTGCCGGGTGATGAAGACCTGAAAGAAATATACAGGAACGGCATAGCAAAACTTGAGGAACGTGAAATTAAATCTTCAACCGCCAAGAAATATGAGAACAGGTATCAAATCGTCCTTTTTGCCGCGCTTATTCTTTTTATCCTGGAGTCACTGATAGAAGAAAGGAAAAAAGAGGTTGAGTATTAG